In a single window of the Streptomyces sp. CGMCC 4.7035 genome:
- a CDS encoding acyl-CoA synthetase, whose protein sequence is MTRTPPDLLWPAPDSSADLSAIEAVPLHERGLPATTYDTLLRAARLWPDRPALTVLPDAARFLRPATATFAQLRDQVHRTANLLGSLGVTRRAAVGLLAPNTAELPGALLAAQAAGIAAPVNPGLASEHVEQLLRRSGARVLIAAGPQLDAQVWATARQVAAALRLDALLALAPTLADGPAPALDPIEGVRVGYLTELAASHPADGLVDIEPPAADDLAAYFHTGGTTGIPKLAAHTHANEVVDAWMVAASIPLDEDSVMFAALPLFHVNALIVTLLGPLLRGRGVVWAGPLGYRDPELYPVFWKLVEHYRIAAMSAVPTVYSVLAHVPVDADISSMRFAAVGASPLPPAVRESFEKHTGIPLCEGYGLTEATCASALGLPGHTRPGSVGRRLPYQQVKTVRIDPDTGEWHGLPPGATGVLAVSGPVLFAGYVVEHTAQGPRLESAGKIRDGWLDTGDLARIDADGFIHLAGRAKDLIIRGGHNIDPAGIEDVLLAHPEVTAAAAVGRPDPHAGEVPVAYVTLAPGAQTEPAELLTWATERVPERAATPREVLVIDAIPLTAVGKPYKLGLRLDATRRAVHAELAAQGADCDPGRILCRPHDGGVRVTVPAPADEAVRSRVTAALDRYVLHWQYAPSKPLERETP, encoded by the coding sequence GTGACACGCACACCCCCCGACCTGCTGTGGCCCGCCCCCGACAGCAGCGCGGACCTGTCCGCGATCGAGGCCGTACCGCTGCACGAGCGCGGCCTGCCCGCCACCACCTACGACACCCTGCTGCGCGCCGCCCGCCTGTGGCCCGACCGGCCGGCCCTGACGGTGCTGCCCGACGCCGCGCGCTTCCTGCGCCCCGCCACAGCCACCTTCGCGCAACTGCGTGACCAGGTGCATCGCACCGCCAATCTGCTGGGCTCTCTAGGCGTCACCCGCCGGGCCGCCGTGGGCCTGCTCGCGCCGAACACCGCGGAGCTGCCCGGCGCCCTGCTGGCCGCGCAGGCAGCGGGCATCGCCGCCCCGGTCAACCCGGGCCTGGCATCCGAGCACGTCGAGCAGTTGCTGCGGCGCAGCGGCGCGCGGGTGCTCATCGCCGCCGGTCCGCAGTTGGACGCACAGGTGTGGGCCACGGCCCGGCAGGTCGCCGCGGCCTTGCGGCTGGACGCTCTGCTGGCGCTGGCCCCCACACTGGCCGACGGCCCCGCCCCCGCTCTGGACCCCATCGAGGGCGTACGCGTTGGCTACCTCACGGAGCTTGCCGCGTCCCATCCCGCCGACGGGCTGGTGGACATCGAGCCCCCGGCCGCCGACGACCTGGCCGCCTACTTCCACACCGGCGGCACCACCGGCATCCCCAAGCTTGCCGCCCATACGCACGCCAACGAGGTCGTCGACGCCTGGATGGTGGCCGCGAGCATTCCTCTCGACGAGGACTCGGTGATGTTCGCGGCGCTGCCGTTGTTCCACGTCAACGCCCTGATCGTCACCCTGCTCGGCCCGCTGCTGCGCGGCCGGGGAGTGGTGTGGGCCGGGCCGCTGGGCTACCGCGATCCCGAGCTGTATCCGGTGTTCTGGAAGCTGGTGGAGCACTACCGCATCGCCGCCATGTCGGCGGTGCCCACCGTGTACTCCGTCCTCGCCCATGTCCCCGTCGACGCGGACATCTCCAGCATGCGGTTCGCCGCCGTCGGCGCCTCCCCGCTGCCGCCCGCCGTACGGGAGTCCTTCGAGAAGCACACCGGCATCCCCCTGTGCGAGGGCTACGGGCTGACCGAGGCGACCTGCGCCTCAGCCCTCGGCCTGCCCGGCCACACCCGCCCCGGCAGTGTCGGCCGGCGCCTGCCCTACCAGCAGGTCAAGACCGTGCGGATCGACCCGGACACCGGCGAGTGGCACGGCCTGCCGCCGGGCGCCACCGGGGTGCTCGCCGTCAGCGGCCCGGTCCTCTTCGCCGGGTACGTCGTCGAGCACACCGCCCAGGGGCCTCGCCTGGAGAGCGCCGGGAAGATCCGCGACGGCTGGCTGGACACGGGCGACCTGGCCCGCATCGACGCCGACGGCTTCATCCATCTCGCCGGCCGCGCCAAGGACCTGATCATCCGCGGGGGCCACAACATCGATCCCGCCGGCATCGAGGACGTACTCCTCGCCCACCCCGAGGTCACCGCCGCCGCGGCGGTCGGCCGTCCCGACCCCCACGCCGGCGAAGTGCCCGTCGCCTACGTCACCCTCGCCCCCGGCGCCCAGACCGAGCCCGCCGAACTGCTCACCTGGGCCACCGAACGGGTCCCCGAACGCGCCGCCACCCCGCGCGAGGTGCTCGTGATCGACGCCATCCCGCTCACCGCCGTCGGCAAGCCCTACAAGCTCGGCCTGCGCCTGGACGCAACCCGCCGCGCGGTCCACGCCGAACTGGCCGCCCAGGGCGCGGACTGCGACCCGGGACGCATCCTGTGCCGGCCGCACGACGGCGGCGTCCGCGTCACGGTGCCCGCCCCTGCCGACGAGGCGGTACGGAGCAGGGTCACCGCAGCCCTCGACCGGTACGTCCTGCACTGGCAGTACGCCCCCAGCAAGCCACTTGAGAGAGAAACCCCATGA
- a CDS encoding TetR/AcrR family transcriptional regulator — protein sequence MSIDRQGRANTPSHTPNRVDRRKARTRAALIAAAQRFLADQGRTDVSIQEITEAADVGFGSFYNHFTSKDELFDAAVALTLEEHGALLESVVEDLKDPAEIFAASVRLTGRLQRTHTQIARILVRTGMSYLTSDSGLAPQAMRDLRAAADTGRLDIDDPRTSVAMVGGALLGVLHLLETRPDLDAAHVSDQLAFRLLRMFGMTRAEAQEIATRPLPSLPRT from the coding sequence ATGAGTATCGATCGACAGGGCAGGGCCAACACACCCAGCCACACGCCCAACCGCGTGGACCGACGCAAGGCGCGCACCCGTGCCGCGCTGATCGCCGCCGCGCAGCGGTTCCTCGCGGATCAGGGGCGGACCGATGTGAGCATCCAGGAGATCACCGAGGCGGCGGATGTCGGCTTCGGCTCCTTCTACAACCACTTCACCAGCAAGGACGAGCTGTTCGACGCGGCCGTCGCCCTCACCCTGGAGGAACACGGCGCACTCCTGGAATCCGTCGTTGAAGACCTGAAGGACCCCGCGGAGATCTTCGCCGCCAGCGTCCGCCTGACCGGCCGGCTGCAGCGCACCCACACACAGATAGCCAGGATCCTCGTCCGTACGGGCATGTCCTATCTGACTTCCGACAGCGGATTGGCTCCGCAGGCGATGCGGGATCTGCGGGCCGCCGCCGACACCGGACGGCTGGACATCGACGACCCGCGCACTTCTGTGGCCATGGTCGGCGGCGCCCTGCTCGGAGTGCTCCACCTACTGGAGACCCGCCCGGACCTCGATGCCGCGCATGTTTCCGACCAGCTGGCCTTCCGCCTGCTGCGCATGTTCGGCATGACGCGCGCCGAAGCACAGGAGATCGCCACTCGGCCCCTGCCATCGCTGCCCCGGACCTGA
- a CDS encoding DoxX family protein translates to MSTTAIVLAVLLAGIFLLLGSAKLAAVPAMREAAAHVGMTTTHYRLLGALEVAAAAGLLLGLRITALGAATSVGLILLMTGAVVVHLRSGDPAARCLPAVTAGALAAAHLVALVGG, encoded by the coding sequence ATGAGCACCACCGCCATCGTTCTCGCTGTCCTCCTCGCCGGGATCTTCCTCCTGCTCGGGTCGGCCAAGCTCGCGGCAGTACCCGCTATGCGCGAGGCCGCGGCCCACGTCGGCATGACCACCACCCACTACCGCCTCCTGGGTGCCCTGGAGGTGGCGGCAGCGGCCGGACTGCTGCTCGGCCTGCGGATCACCGCGCTCGGCGCCGCCACATCGGTCGGCCTGATCCTGCTCATGACCGGAGCCGTCGTCGTCCACCTGCGCAGCGGCGATCCGGCGGCCCGCTGCCTGCCGGCCGTCACCGCGGGTGCCTTGGCCGCAGCCCATCTCGTCGCGCTGGTCGGCGGCTAG
- a CDS encoding fumarylacetoacetate hydrolase family protein, producing the protein MSIQVVRTTDGWWVESGTGRLHRVDTGADTTAGLLADRSAVQQAAARATGDPGAGVSVGEAELLSPVTTPCRVVAQMVNYRSHAVDSGFDPDTVPPAFFRKASGSVSGPYQDIERPQHVRFLDYEVELGLVMGADVPVGTEVTDSTLPAFVAALVVADDVSARDLQLPKTQFYEAKSYPTFTPLGPRLLLVDADDLARLPDLRLTLKVNGTTRQDRTTTDMIVRPAHALSLLARFQHLQPGDVLLTGTPGGTALKSPGRLLTTLAALLPPHKRWQKFFDRQQANPHYLKDGDVVTARIATDDGVLDLGEQRTVVRAH; encoded by the coding sequence ATGAGTATCCAGGTCGTCCGCACCACAGACGGCTGGTGGGTGGAGAGCGGCACAGGGCGGCTGCACCGCGTCGACACCGGCGCGGACACCACCGCCGGCCTGCTCGCCGACCGTTCCGCCGTGCAGCAGGCGGCTGCCCGCGCCACGGGTGACCCCGGCGCCGGGGTTTCGGTTGGAGAGGCCGAGCTGCTGTCGCCTGTCACCACGCCCTGCCGGGTGGTGGCGCAGATGGTCAACTACCGTTCCCACGCGGTGGACTCCGGATTCGACCCGGACACCGTTCCGCCAGCGTTCTTCCGCAAGGCGTCCGGGTCCGTCAGCGGGCCCTACCAGGACATCGAACGTCCACAGCACGTGCGTTTCTTGGACTACGAGGTGGAGCTCGGGCTGGTGATGGGTGCCGATGTGCCGGTCGGTACCGAGGTCACCGACTCCACCCTGCCGGCGTTCGTCGCCGCGCTCGTCGTCGCCGACGACGTCAGCGCCCGCGATCTGCAACTGCCCAAGACGCAGTTCTACGAGGCCAAGTCGTACCCGACCTTCACTCCGCTTGGGCCCCGGCTGCTCCTGGTAGATGCCGACGATCTGGCCCGCCTGCCGGACCTGCGGCTCACGCTGAAGGTCAACGGGACCACGAGGCAGGACCGCACCACCACGGACATGATCGTCCGGCCCGCCCACGCCCTCAGTCTGCTCGCCCGCTTCCAGCACCTGCAGCCCGGTGACGTCCTGCTCACCGGAACCCCCGGCGGCACCGCGCTGAAGTCTCCGGGCAGGCTCCTGACCACGCTTGCCGCCCTGCTGCCCCCGCACAAGCGCTGGCAGAAGTTCTTCGACCGCCAGCAGGCGAACCCTCACTACCTCAAGGACGGCGACGTCGTCACGGCCCGTATCGCGACCGACGACGGCGTACTCGATCTCGGCGAGCAGCGCACGGTGGTGCGCGCCCACTGA